A part of Aquibium oceanicum genomic DNA contains:
- a CDS encoding methyl-accepting chemotaxis protein, giving the protein MASLNTKITGGVALVGLISAMTAGTGIYITNSLGDGLENSLQSAHVLRYHMHADMMHDALRGDVVSAMQSSTIGIGFDSKEIRADFEAHSQAFSEDIATAKRLASDPAIIAALDSVAEPLRAYQEAATAIMNETEASTFGAQEMFPAFKEQYEALEVAMEQAFDTIEAVAAAEANAAVATGSVAQSIMAGLLLMGLLIAAAIALVSRRQVVKPLQEVTDVLDRLSKGDLSAEPPHTKRSDEIGRMNQSLQAFHKAVVERQAELQAADQREALEAERARSEALRTEAEQAQTQVVSSIAQGLASLSHGDFTVSLDQPFPPAYEKLRGDFNLTVSTLSETIGAILATVAAIRDSSGEISRAADDLSLRTQQQASGLEEAAASLGEITDTVHQTSAGAQEADTAVRNANGEVDRGSQVVKQAIDAMSGIEKSSGEISQIIGVIDEIAFQTNLLALNAGVEAARAGDAGRGFAVVAQEVRALAQRSAEAAREIKALISTSTEQVTKGVDFVGETGEALARIAEQVARVNTIVSGIATSAREQASGIGEINTAVDQMDKVTQQNAAMVEETTAASHQLAREAGSLAELVSRFRISGDGKAAGPSLSPVRAAVKMSYTSEGSAAKKVSVAAEPDGWEEF; this is encoded by the coding sequence ATGGCGTCGCTCAATACGAAGATCACGGGCGGCGTGGCCCTCGTGGGGCTGATCAGCGCCATGACCGCGGGTACCGGGATCTACATCACCAATTCGCTGGGTGACGGACTGGAAAATTCGCTCCAGTCAGCCCATGTCCTGCGCTACCACATGCATGCAGACATGATGCACGACGCCCTGCGCGGGGACGTCGTATCCGCCATGCAGTCGTCGACGATCGGCATCGGCTTCGACAGCAAGGAAATCCGAGCCGATTTCGAGGCGCACTCCCAGGCCTTTTCCGAAGACATCGCGACGGCGAAACGGCTTGCGAGCGACCCCGCCATCATCGCTGCTCTCGATTCGGTGGCCGAGCCGCTTCGCGCCTATCAGGAAGCGGCCACGGCGATCATGAACGAGACCGAAGCCTCCACCTTCGGGGCGCAGGAAATGTTCCCCGCCTTCAAGGAGCAGTACGAGGCGCTGGAAGTCGCGATGGAGCAGGCTTTCGACACGATCGAGGCCGTGGCCGCGGCCGAGGCGAACGCGGCGGTGGCGACCGGATCGGTCGCCCAGAGCATCATGGCTGGCCTCCTGTTGATGGGCCTGCTGATCGCCGCCGCCATCGCGCTCGTCTCGCGCCGGCAAGTGGTGAAGCCGCTGCAGGAGGTCACCGACGTGCTGGACCGACTGTCGAAGGGCGACCTTTCCGCCGAACCGCCGCACACCAAGCGCAGCGACGAGATCGGCCGCATGAACCAGTCGCTGCAGGCGTTCCACAAGGCTGTGGTGGAACGGCAGGCGGAACTGCAAGCGGCGGACCAGCGCGAGGCGCTGGAAGCCGAACGCGCCCGCAGCGAAGCCCTCCGCACCGAAGCAGAACAGGCGCAGACGCAGGTCGTGTCCTCGATCGCGCAGGGGCTCGCGAGCCTCTCGCACGGCGACTTCACGGTGAGCCTCGACCAGCCGTTCCCGCCGGCCTACGAAAAGCTGCGCGGCGACTTCAACCTGACGGTTTCCACGCTCTCCGAAACGATCGGGGCGATCCTCGCCACCGTAGCTGCCATACGCGACAGCTCGGGCGAGATCTCGCGCGCGGCCGACGACCTGTCGCTGCGTACCCAGCAGCAGGCGAGCGGCCTGGAGGAGGCGGCGGCCTCGCTGGGCGAGATCACCGATACCGTGCACCAGACGTCCGCCGGGGCTCAGGAGGCCGACACGGCGGTGCGCAACGCAAACGGCGAGGTCGACCGCGGCAGCCAGGTGGTCAAGCAGGCGATCGACGCCATGAGCGGCATCGAGAAGTCGTCGGGAGAGATTTCCCAGATCATCGGCGTCATCGACGAGATCGCCTTCCAGACCAATCTGCTTGCGCTCAACGCGGGGGTCGAGGCGGCGCGCGCCGGCGATGCCGGCCGCGGCTTCGCGGTGGTGGCGCAGGAGGTGCGCGCGCTGGCGCAGCGTTCCGCCGAGGCAGCACGCGAGATCAAGGCGCTGATCTCGACCTCGACCGAGCAGGTCACCAAGGGCGTCGATTTCGTCGGCGAGACCGGCGAGGCGCTGGCCCGCATCGCCGAGCAGGTTGCGAGGGTGAATACGATCGTCTCGGGAATCGCGACCTCCGCGCGCGAGCAGGCGTCGGGAATCGGCGAGATCAATACCGCCGTCGACCAGATGGACAAGGTCACGCAGCAGAACGCGGCGATGGTGGAAGAGACCACGGCAGCGAGCCACCAGCTGGCGCGCGAGGCCGGATCGCTGGCCGAACTGGTGTCGCGGTTCCGCATCTCCGGCGACGGCAAGGCGGCCGGTCCATCGCTCTCGCCCGTGCGAGCGGCGGTCAAGATGTCCTATACGAGCGAGGGCAGCGCGGCGAAGAAGGTCAGCGTCGCGGCCGAACCGGACGGCTGGGAAGAATTCTGA
- a CDS encoding sulfite exporter TauE/SafE family protein produces MPLTEILIFAAGVAAAGVVSGLLAGIFGIGGGAVLVPVFYQAMGPLGIDEAVRMHVAVGSSLALIVPTSLRSFQGHHARGAVDMELLRSFLVPVPAGVVVATLIAASISSEGLRLIFALIALAVGLRLAFNRESWRLGNTIPGNPWRAVIGFLIGLFSTLMGIGGGVMNNTFMSLYGRQMHQAVATSSGVGVLIAIPGTIGYVWAGWGDPLLPVASTGYVNWIAVGLIFPITVLVTPFGVRIAHAMKRRHLEIAFGSFLLFVSARFFLSLYG; encoded by the coding sequence ATGCCGTTGACGGAAATCCTGATTTTCGCCGCGGGCGTGGCGGCGGCGGGCGTGGTTTCAGGCCTGCTCGCCGGCATCTTCGGCATCGGCGGCGGCGCGGTTCTGGTGCCGGTCTTCTACCAGGCGATGGGACCGCTCGGCATCGACGAGGCGGTCCGGATGCACGTTGCGGTCGGGTCGTCGCTGGCGCTCATCGTGCCGACCTCGCTACGCTCGTTCCAGGGGCACCATGCGCGCGGCGCGGTGGACATGGAACTGCTGCGCTCCTTCCTCGTCCCGGTCCCGGCCGGCGTGGTCGTCGCGACGCTGATCGCAGCCTCCATTTCGAGCGAGGGACTGCGGCTGATTTTCGCGCTGATCGCGCTGGCCGTCGGGCTGAGGCTCGCCTTCAACAGGGAGAGCTGGCGGCTCGGGAACACCATTCCGGGCAATCCGTGGCGGGCGGTCATTGGGTTCCTGATCGGGCTCTTTTCGACGCTGATGGGCATCGGCGGGGGCGTCATGAACAACACCTTCATGTCGCTTTACGGCCGGCAGATGCACCAGGCGGTCGCCACCTCGTCGGGGGTCGGCGTGCTGATCGCGATCCCGGGCACCATCGGATACGTCTGGGCCGGATGGGGCGACCCGCTGCTGCCTGTCGCGTCGACGGGTTACGTGAACTGGATCGCCGTCGGGCTCATTTTCCCCATCACTGTTCTGGTGACGCCCTTTGGCGTGCGGATTGCGCATGCCATGAAGCGCAGGCATCTGGAGATCGCCTTCGGCAGCTTCCTTCTGTTCGTCTCGGCGCGGTTCTTCCTCAGCCTGTACGGCTAG